From Clarias gariepinus isolate MV-2021 ecotype Netherlands chromosome 2, CGAR_prim_01v2, whole genome shotgun sequence, one genomic window encodes:
- the LOC128507943 gene encoding tripartite motif-containing protein 16-like isoform X3, with translation MAEASISVDQDQFICPVCLDLLKDPVTLPCGHSFCKVCINGCWDQEDQKGVYSCPQCRDTFTPRPVLRRNNMLAEVVEKLKKKTDVQAASPAHCYAGPGDVECDFCTGEKHKAVKSCLTCLASFCETHLKPHYEVSSWKQHTLIEASAKLQEKICSEHNKLIEIYCRTDQTCICYLCTMDNHKGHDTVTAAAERAKKQSELKEKQMKSQQRIQEKQKKVQELKQAVNTIKLSAQTAVEDSERIFTELISSMEKKRSEVTELIRAQEKTELSRAERLLEQLEQEIADLQRRLTELEQLSHTHDHIQFLQALASGRQSPEIGRPDFQTSSISVHQHLSFDGVRNSLSDLKKRLEEFCEEEFNKIPPHGKRSCFFISIFLSTAAAVQIFSLPEPQSREEFLKYFCYLTLDPNTTHRNLILSEKNRAVRFSEREQQYSDHPERFNSYCQVLCKESVCGRCYWEVEWSGSGVFISVSYKDISKKGRGNECLFGRNNQSWSLECSSSSLSFYHNNIKTDLRAPSSSRIGVYVDHSAGTLSFYSVSDTMKLLHRVHTTFTQPLYTGFGFYRFGSTVRLCDPE, from the exons ATGGCTGAGGCCAGTATTTCAGTAGATCAGGATCAGTTcatctgtccagtgtgtctggatctCCTGAAGGATCCGGTGACTCTCCcctgtggtcacagtttctgtaaggtgtgtattaatggctgctgggatcaggaggatcagaagggcgtctacagctgtcctcagtgcagagacactttcactccaaggcctgttctacgcagaaacaacatgctggctgaagtggtggagaaactgaagaagaagactgatgtccaagctgcttctcctgctcactgttacgctggacctggagatgtggagtgtgatttcTGCACCGGGGAAAAACACAAGGCCGTCAAGTCCTGTCTCACGTGTTTAGCTTCATTTTGTGAAACTCATCTGAAACCTCATTATGAAGTTTCTTCCTGGAAACAACACACATTAATTGAAGCTTCAGCAAAACTCCAAGAGAAGATCTGCTCTGAACATAACAAGCTGATTGAGATCTACTGCCGTACTGATCAAACCTGTATCTGTTATTTGTGTACGATGGATAATCACAAAGGACACGACACCGTCACAGCCGCAGCAGAAAGAGCTAAGAAACAG AGTGAGTTAAAGGAGAAGCAGATGAAATCCcagcagagaatccaggagaagcagaagaaggtgcaggagctgaaacaggctgtgaacactataaag ctgagtgcacagacagcagtggaggacagtgagaggatctttactgagctgatcagctccatggagaaaaagcgctcggaggtgacggagctgatcagagctcaggagaagactgaactgagtcgagctgaacgactcctggagcaactggagcaggagattgctgatcttcagaggagactcactgagctggagcagctttcacacacacacgatcacatccagttcctccag GCTTTAGCTTCTGGACGTCAGTCTCCTGAAATTGGCAGACCAGACTTTCAGACATCCAGCATCAGTGTCCATCAACATCTCTCATTTGATGGAGTGAGGAATTCTCTCTCAGATCTGAAGAAGAGACTCGAGGAATTCTGTGAGGAGGAATTCAACAAAATCCCTCCACATGGTAAGAGGAGCTGTT tcttcatttccatttttctctccacagctgcagcagttcAGATCTTTTCACTACCAGAGCCACAGAGCAGAGAAGAGTTtctgaaat atttctgttatctgactctggatcccaacacGACACATCGTAACCTCATTCTGTCTGAGAAGAACAGAGCGGTGAGATTCagtgagagagagcagcagtactctgatcatccagagagatttAACTCCTACTGCCAGGTGTTGtgtaaggagagtgtgtgtggacgctgttactgggaggtggagtggagcGGTTCTGGTGTGTTCATATCAGTCTCATATAAAGACATCAGCAAGAAAGGACGGGGTAATGAATGTCTGTTTGGACGCAACAATCAGTCCTGGAGTCTGgagtgttcttcttcttctctctctttctatcacaacaacattaagactgatctcagagctccatcatcctccagaataggagtgtatgtggatcacagtgcaggaactctgtccttctacagcgtctctgacacgatgaagctcctccacagagtccacaccacattcactcagcctctgtacACTGGGTTTGGGTTCTATAGGTTTGGCTCTACTGTGAGATTGTGTGATCCAGAAtaa
- the LOC128507943 gene encoding tripartite motif-containing protein 16-like isoform X1 translates to MAEASISVDQDQFICPVCLDLLKDPVTLPCGHSFCKVCINGCWDQEDQKGVYSCPQCRDTFTPRPVLRRNNMLAEVVEKLKKKTDVQAASPAHCYAGPGDVECDFCTGEKHKAVKSCLTCLASFCETHLKPHYEVSSWKQHTLIEASAKLQEKICSEHNKLIEIYCRTDQTCICYLCTMDNHKGHDTVTAAAERAKKQSELKEKQMKSQQRIQEKQKKVQELKQAVNTIKLSAQTAVEDSERIFTELISSMEKKRSEVTELIRAQEKTELSRAERLLEQLEQEIADLQRRLTELEQLSHTHDHIQFLQVTLTALASGRQSPEIGRPDFQTSSISVHQHLSFDGVRNSLSDLKKRLEEFCEEEFNKIPPHAAAVQIFSLPEPQSREEFLKYFCYLTLDPNTTHRNLILSEKNRAVRFSEREQQYSDHPERFNSYCQVLCKESVCGRCYWEVEWSGSGVFISVSYKDISKKGRGNECLFGRNNQSWSLECSSSSLSFYHNNIKTDLRAPSSSRIGVYVDHSAGTLSFYSVSDTMKLLHRVHTTFTQPLYTGFGFYRFGSTVRLCDPE, encoded by the exons ATGGCTGAGGCCAGTATTTCAGTAGATCAGGATCAGTTcatctgtccagtgtgtctggatctCCTGAAGGATCCGGTGACTCTCCcctgtggtcacagtttctgtaaggtgtgtattaatggctgctgggatcaggaggatcagaagggcgtctacagctgtcctcagtgcagagacactttcactccaaggcctgttctacgcagaaacaacatgctggctgaagtggtggagaaactgaagaagaagactgatgtccaagctgcttctcctgctcactgttacgctggacctggagatgtggagtgtgatttcTGCACCGGGGAAAAACACAAGGCCGTCAAGTCCTGTCTCACGTGTTTAGCTTCATTTTGTGAAACTCATCTGAAACCTCATTATGAAGTTTCTTCCTGGAAACAACACACATTAATTGAAGCTTCAGCAAAACTCCAAGAGAAGATCTGCTCTGAACATAACAAGCTGATTGAGATCTACTGCCGTACTGATCAAACCTGTATCTGTTATTTGTGTACGATGGATAATCACAAAGGACACGACACCGTCACAGCCGCAGCAGAAAGAGCTAAGAAACAG AGTGAGTTAAAGGAGAAGCAGATGAAATCCcagcagagaatccaggagaagcagaagaaggtgcaggagctgaaacaggctgtgaacactataaag ctgagtgcacagacagcagtggaggacagtgagaggatctttactgagctgatcagctccatggagaaaaagcgctcggaggtgacggagctgatcagagctcaggagaagactgaactgagtcgagctgaacgactcctggagcaactggagcaggagattgctgatcttcagaggagactcactgagctggagcagctttcacacacacacgatcacatccagttcctccaggtaacactcact GCTTTAGCTTCTGGACGTCAGTCTCCTGAAATTGGCAGACCAGACTTTCAGACATCCAGCATCAGTGTCCATCAACATCTCTCATTTGATGGAGTGAGGAATTCTCTCTCAGATCTGAAGAAGAGACTCGAGGAATTCTGTGAGGAGGAATTCAACAAAATCCCTCCACATG ctgcagcagttcAGATCTTTTCACTACCAGAGCCACAGAGCAGAGAAGAGTTtctgaaat atttctgttatctgactctggatcccaacacGACACATCGTAACCTCATTCTGTCTGAGAAGAACAGAGCGGTGAGATTCagtgagagagagcagcagtactctgatcatccagagagatttAACTCCTACTGCCAGGTGTTGtgtaaggagagtgtgtgtggacgctgttactgggaggtggagtggagcGGTTCTGGTGTGTTCATATCAGTCTCATATAAAGACATCAGCAAGAAAGGACGGGGTAATGAATGTCTGTTTGGACGCAACAATCAGTCCTGGAGTCTGgagtgttcttcttcttctctctctttctatcacaacaacattaagactgatctcagagctccatcatcctccagaataggagtgtatgtggatcacagtgcaggaactctgtccttctacagcgtctctgacacgatgaagctcctccacagagtccacaccacattcactcagcctctgtacACTGGGTTTGGGTTCTATAGGTTTGGCTCTACTGTGAGATTGTGTGATCCAGAAtaa
- the LOC128507943 gene encoding tripartite motif-containing protein 16-like isoform X2, producing the protein MAEASISVDQDQFICPVCLDLLKDPVTLPCGHSFCKVCINGCWDQEDQKGVYSCPQCRDTFTPRPVLRRNNMLAEVVEKLKKKTDVQAASPAHCYAGPGDVECDFCTGEKHKAVKSCLTCLASFCETHLKPHYEVSSWKQHTLIEASAKLQEKICSEHNKLIEIYCRTDQTCICYLCTMDNHKGHDTVTAAAERAKKQSELKEKQMKSQQRIQEKQKKVQELKQAVNTIKLSAQTAVEDSERIFTELISSMEKKRSEVTELIRAQEKTELSRAERLLEQLEQEIADLQRRLTELEQLSHTHDHIQFLQALASGRQSPEIGRPDFQTSSISVHQHLSFDGVRNSLSDLKKRLEEFCEEEFNKIPPHAAAVQIFSLPEPQSREEFLKYFCYLTLDPNTTHRNLILSEKNRAVRFSEREQQYSDHPERFNSYCQVLCKESVCGRCYWEVEWSGSGVFISVSYKDISKKGRGNECLFGRNNQSWSLECSSSSLSFYHNNIKTDLRAPSSSRIGVYVDHSAGTLSFYSVSDTMKLLHRVHTTFTQPLYTGFGFYRFGSTVRLCDPE; encoded by the exons ATGGCTGAGGCCAGTATTTCAGTAGATCAGGATCAGTTcatctgtccagtgtgtctggatctCCTGAAGGATCCGGTGACTCTCCcctgtggtcacagtttctgtaaggtgtgtattaatggctgctgggatcaggaggatcagaagggcgtctacagctgtcctcagtgcagagacactttcactccaaggcctgttctacgcagaaacaacatgctggctgaagtggtggagaaactgaagaagaagactgatgtccaagctgcttctcctgctcactgttacgctggacctggagatgtggagtgtgatttcTGCACCGGGGAAAAACACAAGGCCGTCAAGTCCTGTCTCACGTGTTTAGCTTCATTTTGTGAAACTCATCTGAAACCTCATTATGAAGTTTCTTCCTGGAAACAACACACATTAATTGAAGCTTCAGCAAAACTCCAAGAGAAGATCTGCTCTGAACATAACAAGCTGATTGAGATCTACTGCCGTACTGATCAAACCTGTATCTGTTATTTGTGTACGATGGATAATCACAAAGGACACGACACCGTCACAGCCGCAGCAGAAAGAGCTAAGAAACAG AGTGAGTTAAAGGAGAAGCAGATGAAATCCcagcagagaatccaggagaagcagaagaaggtgcaggagctgaaacaggctgtgaacactataaag ctgagtgcacagacagcagtggaggacagtgagaggatctttactgagctgatcagctccatggagaaaaagcgctcggaggtgacggagctgatcagagctcaggagaagactgaactgagtcgagctgaacgactcctggagcaactggagcaggagattgctgatcttcagaggagactcactgagctggagcagctttcacacacacacgatcacatccagttcctccag GCTTTAGCTTCTGGACGTCAGTCTCCTGAAATTGGCAGACCAGACTTTCAGACATCCAGCATCAGTGTCCATCAACATCTCTCATTTGATGGAGTGAGGAATTCTCTCTCAGATCTGAAGAAGAGACTCGAGGAATTCTGTGAGGAGGAATTCAACAAAATCCCTCCACATG ctgcagcagttcAGATCTTTTCACTACCAGAGCCACAGAGCAGAGAAGAGTTtctgaaat atttctgttatctgactctggatcccaacacGACACATCGTAACCTCATTCTGTCTGAGAAGAACAGAGCGGTGAGATTCagtgagagagagcagcagtactctgatcatccagagagatttAACTCCTACTGCCAGGTGTTGtgtaaggagagtgtgtgtggacgctgttactgggaggtggagtggagcGGTTCTGGTGTGTTCATATCAGTCTCATATAAAGACATCAGCAAGAAAGGACGGGGTAATGAATGTCTGTTTGGACGCAACAATCAGTCCTGGAGTCTGgagtgttcttcttcttctctctctttctatcacaacaacattaagactgatctcagagctccatcatcctccagaataggagtgtatgtggatcacagtgcaggaactctgtccttctacagcgtctctgacacgatgaagctcctccacagagtccacaccacattcactcagcctctgtacACTGGGTTTGGGTTCTATAGGTTTGGCTCTACTGTGAGATTGTGTGATCCAGAAtaa